A window of Pan paniscus chromosome 10, NHGRI_mPanPan1-v2.0_pri, whole genome shotgun sequence contains these coding sequences:
- the TAS2R13 gene encoding taste receptor type 2 member 13, whose translation MESALPSIFTLVIIAEFIIGNLSNGFIVLINCIDWVSKRELSSVDKLLIILAISRIGLIWEILVSWFLALHSLAIFVSGTGLRIMIFSWIVSNHFNLWLATILSIFYLLKIASFSSPAFLYLKRRVNKVILMILLGTLVFLFLNLIQINMLIKDWLDRYERNTTWNFSMSDFETFSVSVRFTMTMFSLTPFTVAFISFLLLVFSLQKHLQKMQLNYKGHRDPRTKVHTNALKIVISFLLFYASFFLSILISWISELYQNTVIYMLCETIGAFYPSSHSFLLILGNAKLRQAFLLVAAKVWAKR comes from the coding sequence ATGGAAAGTGCCCTGCCGAGTATCTTCACTCTTGTAATAATTGCAGAATTCATAATTGGGAATTTGAGCAATGGATTTATAGTACTGATCAACTGCATTGACTGGGTCAGTAAAAGAGAGCTGTCCTCAGTCGATAAACTCCTCATTATCTTGGCAATCTCCAGAATTGGGCTAATCTGGGAAATATTAGTAAGTTGGTTTTTAGCTCTGCATTCTCTAGCCATATTTGTGTCTGGAACAGGATTAAGAATTATGATTTTTAGCTGGATAGTTTCTAATCACTTCAATCTCTGGCTTGCTACAATCCTCAGCATCTTTTATTTGCTCAAAATAGCGAGTTTCTCTAGCCCTGCTTTTCTCTATTTGAAGAGGAGAGTAAACAAAGTGATTCTGATGATACTGCTAGGAACCTTggtcttcttatttttaaatctgatACAAATAAACATGCTTATAAAAGACTGGCTGGACCGATATGAAAGAAACACAACTTGGAATTTCAGTATGAGTGACTTTGAAACATTTTCAGTGTCAGTCAGATTCACTATGACTATGTTCAGTCTAACACCATTTACTGTGGCCTTCATCTCTTTTCTCCTGTTAGTTTTCTCCCTGCAGAAACATCTCCAGAAAATGCAACTCAATTACAAAGGACACAGAGACCCCAGGACCAAGGTCCATACAAATGCCTTGAAAAttgtgatctcattccttttattcTATGCTAGTTTCTTTCTATCTATTCTCATATCATGGATTTCTGAGCTGTATCAGAACACAGTGATCTACATGCTTTGTGAGACGATTGGAGCCTTCTATCCTTCAAGCCACTCCTTTCTTCTGATTCTAGGAAACGCTAAGTTAAGACAGGCCTTTCTTTTGGTGGCAGCTAAGGTATGGGCTAAACGATGA
- the PRH2 gene encoding LOW QUALITY PROTEIN: salivary acidic proline-rich phosphoprotein 1/2 (The sequence of the model RefSeq protein was modified relative to this genomic sequence to represent the inferred CDS: substituted 1 base at 1 genomic stop codon): MKRGGFSSMSSALLVSTHTDGGDSEQFIDEERXGPPLGVQQSQPSAGDGNQNDGPQQGPPQQGGQQQQGPPPPQGKPQGPPQQGGHPRPPREGPQGPPQQGGHPRPPREGPQGPPQQGGHPRPPRGRPQGPPQQGGHQQGPPPPPPGKPQGPPPQGGRPQGPPQGQSPQ, from the coding sequence ATGAAGAGAGGAGGGTTTTCCAGCATGAGCTCAGCTCTTCTTGTTTCAACTCACACAGATGGAGGAGACTCTGAGCAGTTCATAGATGAGGAGCGTTAGGGACCACCTTTGGGAGTACAGCAATCTCAACCCTCTGCTGGTGATGGGAACCAGAATGATGGCCCTCAGCAGGGACCACCCCAACAAGGAGGCCAGCAGCAACAAGGTCCACCACCTCCTCAGGGAAAGCCACAAGGACCACCCCAACAGGGAGGCCATCCCCGTCCTCCTCGAGAAGGGCCACAAGGACCACCCCAACAGGGAGGCCATCCCCGTCCTCCTCGAGAAGGGCCACAAGGACCACCCCAACAGGGAGGCCATCCCCGTCCTCCTCGAGGAAGGCCACAAGGACCACCCCAACAGGGAGGCCATCAGCAAggtcctcccccacctcctcctggaAAGCCCCAGGGACCACCTCCCCAAGGGGGCCGCCCCCAAGGACCTCCACAGGGGCAGTCTCCTCAGTAA